The sequence TCCCGGAATTATATAATAAGGTTTTTTCAGATCATCTAAAATGGATTTTGCAAGGCGGAGATCGCTTCCTTTGCCGCTTTGTGAAATGTCGCCGGAGACGATAGTAAAGTCTATCCCGTCAAGGCGGTTAATATCGTCTACGGATCTTTTTAAGTCCTCTTCTCCCGTTCCGCTTCCCACGTGCAGATCGCTCATCCATGCAAAGCGGAAAGGCTTTATCTGTGCAAAGCCGGTAGTAAAAATTAACAGAACAAATATTAACAGTAGTTTTGTTTTCACTTTTTTTTCTTTCAGATTTGTTTAACAGTTTATTTTAAGCTAAAAATTTTCATCTATTGGAAGCCCCTCAAGCCTCATTATTTTGAGCGCATTTGTCGTAGGGCACGGACCTTCTCTAAGCTGGTAGTCAAACGTCATGACGTTTTCTGAAACCTTCTCCCTGAAGTGAAAATTTCTTGCCGAAGAAATCTCACCAGCGATTTTTGTCAGTTCCAGGTCATGCGTCGTTATAGCCCCGAACCCGTTCTTCCCTTCCAAGGCCTTAATGAAGGACCTGCTACCGACGAGCCTTTCCACGTTGTTTGTCCCCTTAAAGATCTCATCAATCAGAAAGAATACAGGCAGTTCTTCCCCATCATCGAGCATAAGGAGCAATGTTTTAAGTCTTTTTACTTCGGCATAAAAGTAGGAAATTCCGTCTGTTACGGAATCCGTTACCTTGATGCAGGTAAAAAGCCTTGAGAGCCTGAGCTCCATTTTTGAGGCATCTACGGGAGCACCCGCAAGTGCAAGCGCGGAGTTTATGCCCAGTGTCCTGAGGAATGTGCTCTTACCCGACATATTGGAACCCGTAATAAGGTTGATCTTATTTTCCTGATCCAGCACGAAGTCATTCCTCACCTTCTGCCCTTCAGGAATTAGCGGATGCCCGAGGTTTTCGACAGTAATAAAACTCTTTCCGCTTTTTCCATCATTTACTTCAGGAAACGCATAGCCGGGATTCAGGTACGCAAAATTGGCTAAGGACGACAAAGCTTCCAGACTGTGCCAGACCCGAAGCCACTCCGGCAGAAGGCGCGAAATTTCTTTTTTCAGCTTTCCCAGCTCTATTGCACAAAGATAGTCCAGAGGGGTGACTAGTATGATTAAGAACCAAATTAATGGATTACCCCTGAGCTGCATGGTATAGATAATCCGTTTTATCTTTTTCATAAAAGATGAAGGACCAGCCTCAAGGCTGTGAAAAGGCCGGCACAACTCTTTAAGACCAGGAGATTTTGAGAACCTGTTTGTTTCAATATTTCTGAATATACGGCTCAGGCTTCCAAGCTCTTTTTTTAATATATCGGTCTCATCAGGAATGTCTTCCATGTTCTTCTGATTCATGTAGTAGACCGAAAGATAAATGGCCGTGGAAATAACCCAGTAAGTTGGAATTATGTTCCAGATATTAAGCAGTATGAGTATAATATTTACGGGCGCCAGAACAGAAAGCACCACTGCCGCACGCCTGAGCTTTCTTTCTTTTCCGTCCCTCTCTTTTTCCAGCCAGGAGAGTATTGCGCTTCCGTCTGAAGGCTTGCCCGAGAATAAGGCAGAAACAATCAGGTTTTCCCTGAATTTCACCATCGGAATGAGCTCTTTAACGAGATCCTGCCTTTTATAAATTAAAGGGATCGAAAGTTCAGGCTCTTTCAGCCACTGCCTTAATATTCCGCTTCCCTCTTTGGAAGTGGCGGTATCCATCAGTAAATGAAGCGACTCCTCACCAACAAGGTTCAGGTCGGTTTCCCTAAAGTCTGCCTTATAGTCCGCCCCGGAGTAACTTTTGATGTTTTTCCAGTCGAGACTGAGCCTTGCAATATTCGACTGCTTGACGTAGAGTGCTATCCTGTAAAACTTAAGCTTTGAGAGGATCTTGCTGTGCCTGTGGGATAAGAAAAAAAGCGCCCCAAAAGAAAGTATTAATACGGCTGCTGAGGCATATCCGTACCTGAGGACATAAAGCACGAGGCCGCCTGCAATTCCGGTTAAAAATGCCGAGAGCCTGCAGAACGAAAACCGCCTGTCTATAGACATCAGCTTTTCTATAATCCTGCCCAGCCTCAGCTCAACATTTTTCAGCTCTTCAAGCCGGATGCTCATTGACATACTAAGATTCCTCAAATTTTAGGTATAAATATAACGTAATTTATCTGTTTTAAGATAGTCCCGGGGCGCCTTTTTTCTAAGTTCCAAGTTATTTTGTTTAACATTGACAAATTACATAAAAAAGCTATTATATATAAGAGACGTATGACTTAAGACTAGTTTTGAGATAGTCCTTTTATGTTCTACAGCATACTCCATAAGAGGCGATTGGTGAATCGTTACTAGTTGGTTATGATGCATTTAGTAATTATGTATAATTAACAACAGGAGTACAACATGATTTGGGCCATTATCGGAATTTTGTTTGTGCTTTGGCTGCTGGGACTTATCCTCAAAGTAACAGCCGGTGGATTAATTCATTTGCTGCTTGTAGTAGCTGTAATTATTGCATTGGTCAGGCTTTTCAGCGGACGTCGCGTGGTCTAGGTTAGCTATTGGCAACTAAAAAACATTCCTTATTTAAGAGGAAATCAGGCTCTGTTATAAAAAGCACAAGGAGGTAGGATGAAAAACTATCATTTATTATCCGCAAGTACAATTACTGGCGATGATGTTAAGAATACTATGGGTGAGGACCTGGGAAAAATAGAAGAAATCATGATCGATGTTAATTCAGGCAGGATTGCATATGTGGTTTTGTCATTCGGAGGATTTCTTGGCATTGGCGACAAATATTTTGCAATTCCGTGGGAATCTTTAAGACTCTCGACTGAAGAACATGCGTTCTATCTGGATGTTCCGAAGGAAAAACTTGAAAATGCCCCCGGTTTCGACAAGGATAACTGGCCGGATAACCCGGATCAGCAGTTTGTTTCCGATATATACAGCTATTATGGCTACCGTCCTTACTGGGACATAGAATAAACTTTTCCCGCAATTAAGGTTAAGAGCAGAAAATTAAAAAAAGCACAGCTTTCTGCTCTTAACTCTTTTTTTCTATTTTTCTGCAAATTTTGCACTGTTTTAGCTTTATTTGACTGCCTGCAGCTATTGTATCTGTAACGTTAAAATGTTATATTTGAAAACAATTTTTGATGCACCCGTAGCTCAACTGGATAGAGCATCTGACTACGGATCAGAAGGTTTGGGGTTCGAATCCCTACGGGTGTACAAATGATCCTGCGTTTTCAAAAGAAATGCAGGATTTGTTTTTTTAAAGCCGGAGAAATAATGCTGTTTTCTGAAGAGGTTTACAGGTTCATGTATGCCGCCTTAAGCGAGGCTGAAAAGGCGCTGGAGGAAAATGAAGTCCCCATTGGCGCCGTCGTAGTCCATAAAAACAGGATAATCGGCCGGGGCTACAACCAGACCGAAAGGCTAAAAGACCCTACGGCACACGCTGAAATTCTTGCCATTACCTCAGCTGCAAACCACCTCCAGAACTGGAGGCTTAATGAATGCGACATTTATGTAAACGTCGAACCCTGCGTAATGTGCACGGGAGCCATGATAGCTGCACGCATAGACTCACTCTACTTTTCCACTTATGAACCCAAATTCGGTGCCTGCGGCTCTTTATACAATATAGCAGAAGACGGACGCCTCAACCACAAGATTAAAGTCTACTCAGGTATATATGCCGAGGAAAGCCGGATGTTGATGAAAGAATTCTTTCAAAAAACAAGATCTTCGGGCAATTAGCTACTATTTTATTGAATTATATATTCTCTTTGTATTAGATTACATTAACAGAAAATAATTTTTCAGGACATAAAACAATGAGAATAGTAATTTTCGGGGCTCCCGGTGTGGGCAAAGGGACTCAGGCTCATATCCTGGCGGAAAAACTCGGGATTCCTCATATTTCAACCGGTGACATTCTAAGAAATGCTATAAAAAATGAAACGGCCCTGGGGCTTGAAGCAAAAAAAATTGTTGAAAGCGGCAACCTCGTGCCGGACGATATCATGGCAGGCATCGTTAAGGATGCCCTTTCAGATAAAACATGCGCTAAGGGATTTATACTGGACGGATACCCAAGAACACTCGACCAGGCAAAACTCCTGGACGAAATCTTAAAAACCCTACCTGAAGACAGTGAATACTTCCTGGCTATAGACGTCAATGACGAAGTTATTGTTCAGAGGCTCACAAACAGACTGACCTGCAAAATCTGCGGCAATATCTTTAATATTAGCGACATTAAGGACCTGAAGATTTGCCCCAAATGTAACGGCGTCGACAGCCTGTTTAAGAGAAAAGATGATGAAGAAAGCGTTATAAGGCAGAGGCTGAAAGTTTTTCATTCAACAACAGAACCGGTTCTGGACTACTATTCCTCACAGGGCAGGCTCAAATTTGTTGACGGGACCATGCCGGTCGACAAGGTTGCCGAAGAGCTTCTTGCAGAAATAAAAGCATGAAAAAATGTTTTATAAATAAAAAAAGGCCAGACTGCATAAATCTGGCCTTTTTCATATAAAAAATCATAACACTTCTGTAAATTTCCTGATCTATGAATCTACTGTGCTGCTTTTCTGCTTCAGTGTAACCTTAAGCGCCCTGCCCCCTTCAAGCTTAATTATCCCAGCGCTGAATTTTCTTACCAGGTCGTAATTATGCGTGGCAAAAATCACAGAATTGCCCCGGGCATTCAGCTTCTTAAAAAGCTCCATTATCTCAAGCGATGTTTCAGGATCAAGGTTTCCTGTCGGCTCATCTGCCAGAATAAGCATAGGATCATTGATAATTGCGCGCGCAATGGAAACTCTCTGCTGCTCTCCGCCCGAGAGCTCATAAGGCATGCTCATCTGCTTGTGCGACAGGCCCACTTCAGCCAGTGCCTTAAACACCTTTCTTTTTATCTGTTTACGCGGCGTTCCAGTAACTTCAAGCACAAAAGCCAGGTTATCGTAAACGTTTCTGTCCATTAAAAGCCTGAAGTCCTGGAACACAATCCCGATCTTCCGCCTTAAGTCGGGCAGATTTTTATCTTTAAGAATTGACGAGTCATATTCATTAAAGCGCACGGTGCCTTTATCGGGCCGGACATTCATGTAAATCAGCTGAAGGAATGTGCTTTTTCCGGCGCCGCTTTTGCCTATAAGAAATGTAAACTCCCCTTCATCCAGCCTGAAGTTCAGGTTTTCAAATACAGGCTGTTTGGAATAGCTAAAGGAAACGTTATTAAAGACTAGCATACACTCTACTTTACTTTTAATGCTATGAACTGCGCTCTTTCGGCATTCATATCCGCGTCTTCAAATGAAAACGCATTGAAGCATTCTTTGATTAAAAATCTATTCCTGGCCAGAAGCTCAAAATAAACTTCCAGAGGAAATATTTTCTGTTTGTGAATTTCCGTAAAAACGGTCCCATTAGCAAGCCTGATGTCAAATATATTGGTATGAATTCTTCTTTCCTTGTCGTACCTGCTCTTCTGAACGTAGCGGATCCCTTTATATGCCCCTTTCCGGTTTAGGTACCTTATGTTCTTAATGCTGTTTGTCTCCAGGCTCACGTCAAATGAGAAGATGCCGCCGGGCTTAAGAGAAGAATATACTTCGCTAAAAAACTGATTTATCGATTTTCTCGTCAGTAAATAATTAACGCTGTCGAATGCCGAGACAATGAGGTCAAACTTTTTCTTAAAAGGAAGTGCCATCATGTTGCAGCATACTTTTTTGAGTTCGGCGTCTTCTGACTGCAGAAGCATTTCATACGACAGGTCGGAAACTATTACGTCCTGGTAATACTTCTTTAGTCTTGAAGAAAGCTTGCAGTTGCCCCCTGCCAGCTCAAGCACGCTGCTTTCAGGCGGAATATAATCCTTTGTAAGCATGTAATAGTATTCAGCCCATTCATCGTAGCTAATAAAGCGCATGAGGTGGGAATATATTTCCGCAATCAGTTTATAAGGCTTGACTTCTTCAGACATTTTGCCTCTTGCGGTTTCTTACAATCCTGCGGGCAAGAAGAAATGCCTGCAGCATGCTGCTCTCGTCGGCAACATACCTGCCAGCAATGTCAAATGCCGTCCCGTGGTCAGGACTTGTCCTTACAACGGGAAGCCCTGCCGTAAAGTTGACTCCAGAGGAGAAGTTCAAAAACTTAAAAGGAATTAGGACCTGGTCGTGATACATTCCTATTACAACGTCGTACTTCAAATAAAGCCTGTTCGCAAAGAAGGCGTCGGGCACAAAAGGCCCTGAGGCCATATCACTGAAGCCTGAAGTTTTTATGGCAGGCGTAATTACTTCCAGTTCCTCCAGGCCAATTCTGCCATTTTCACCGGCATGGGGGTTAAGCCCGAGGACTGCAACTCTGGGACTTATTATATTAAAATCACGCCTCAGCGAAGAAATTACCACCTTAAGCGTCCTCTGTATGCTTTCTGTGGTAATAAGCTTAGGAACCCTTTTTACAGGTTCATGGATTGTCACAAGGGCGCACTTCATTTTTTTTGACCAGAACATCATAACAAAGTCTTTTACCCTGCTCCATTCGGCATACATTTCCGTGTGCCCCGGGAAGTCTATTTTAGCCATGCCGAGCGCTTCTTTTGAAATTGGCGCCGTTATTATGGCATCGGCAAGCCCGCGCGAAGCAATTTCAAATGACCCCTTTATTGCCCTGAAGCTTACAATGCCCGAGATGGCAGTAGGCTTGCCGGGCTCCTGAATAAATCCGTCTTCTTTGATGTTAATTATTTCCACCGGGCCTTTCTTTCGGACAGGTGCCTCAGGAATCTTATTTTGTATCTCGTAGGCAAAATCGGGCGGGATCTTCTCCGATATCCTTTCAAAGACCTCTGCCGGGCACAGGTAGTAAATTTTGAGGTTTCCCTGGCCGGAAATCCTGTTTATTGTCTTCTGGACAATCTCAGGTCCTATGCCGTTAATGTCGCCGCAGGTAAAGACAAAGTTATTCATAGCTTCCCGCTTAAGATGAAGTTTCCAAGGCCCGACTTGTCAACAAAAACAAACTGCCTCTCAGGCTCGTCATAGACCCAGACTTCACGCACATCTTTTGAACCGGTGTATATTCTTTCAACCGACTTAGGCTTTCCGAATTTAATGTAAATCTTTCCCCTGTCCGTTTCCGCGCCATCAGGGTTACTGATTAGTGAAAAGCTCGCTGCAGCGTAATCAACCCTTTTGTAAAACTCAGCCATCAGCTCGTTATATGCCGTCTCAGGCGTTGGATCAAACCTCTTCCAGTAATTTACGAGCTGTGTATAGTCCATTTTGCTTTGGGCTATATTTTTCTTTTGCTTTTCGTCCGCGTCAATATTCTTAAGGACTTTCACTGCATATTCAAGATTATTAAGTGAGCGGGGTTTGTTGTACCAGGTAACAGAGCGCCTGAAAAGAGTTTTTTCTTTATTTCCGCTTAAAAGGCTTATTGTAAGCGTCCCTTCCTGAAGCTTTTCATTGAACTTATGCAGAACAAAGTTGCGCGTAAGTGTGCCGTGTGAATTATATTCAGCAGTAATATTCTCCCTGTCGCGGCTGAATGACAACCCGGCAACAAATGAGCTCTTAAGGGAATCCTTAAATATTAGCGAATCGTTATTTTTCAGCTCCACATAAACTGAAGAAATGTTCGTATCGGTTACAGGAATAACCATGTCGTAATCTTCATGTGAAAACGGCACGTTGCCGTCAAAGCCCGCCAGCACGTGCTTCTGCGGACTTTTGGACGCTGCAAGGGCTTCCTTTAAGACTATCGGCGAAAGCGCCCATTTTTCATCCTGAGGCATAACTTTAAGATCAAACTGGGAGAGAACATGCTCGCTGTTTGTGTTAAAGTCATAAATTACCGGCACAACCTTATAGCTTCCCGCAGGAAGCGAGAGCTTGAGAACACCCTGCACATATTTGCTCTCTGAATTTGTTTCTTCAAAATCATTAACCGAGTATTCATTCTCCGTAATTTCCCGGTAGACTTTTCCCGTAAGGCTGTCCACGGCTTCAATATTCAGGCTGAAGTGTGTTGTAAAAACATCCTTGGCTTTTACAAATACGAGCCTGTTGCAGGTGGTCTGATAAGTAATATAGCAGTCGGAATTATTTCCCGAAGGGATTACAATTGTATCGAAGAATATCCCGCGCATCTGGTTTAAGCCCGGCCTTGAAGGCTGCGCTGAAGTAACTGCGCCAAGTAAGATGAGGCAGAGTAATAAGATTTTTTTCATATTTATCCTTTTTTCAGAAGGCAATATAAATGTGACGTTTTTCTTAAGATAACAAAAAGCCGGATCAAAAAGGCAATAATTCAGCCCTTGTTAATCCGGCTTTAGTAAAGAACTTTAATCAATAGATTAACTATTCATATTGTTTATAAATTCTTTATTATTTTTTGTTCCCTTCATTTTGTCGAGGAGGAATTCCATTGCCTCAATCGGGTCAAAATCGCTGAAGATTTTTCTTAAGATCCAGATCTTATTCAGCTCTTCCTCTCTTAAGAGGAGTTCTTCTTTTCTTGTACCCGACTTGTTGATGTCAATTGCCGGGAAGATTCTTCTGTCACTTAAGTCGCGGCTTAAGACAAGTTCCATGTTGCCTGTACCCTTGAATTCTTCAAAGATAACTTCGTCCATCCTGCTGCCTGTTTCAATGAGTGCCGTGGCAATAATTGTAAGGCTTCCGCCGTCTTCTGTATTTCTTGCAGAACCGAAGAAACGTTTCGGCTTATGGAGAGCATTTGCATCCACACCGCCGGAAAGGATTCTGCCGCTGTGAGGAGCAACAGTATTGTGTGCTCTTGCAAGCCTTGTAATACTGTCCAGAAGAATGACAACGTCCATATTTGCTTCAACCATTCTCTTGGCTTTCTCGATAACCATATTGGCTACCTGAACGTGGCGCTCTGCAGGCTCATCAAACGTAGAGCTGATGACTTCAGCCTGAACGGATCTCTGCATGTCTGTAACCTCTTCCGGGCGTTCATCTATTAAAAGCATGATAAGTCTGACTTCGGGGTGGTTACGTGTAATTGAGTTGGCAAGCTTCTGAAGGAGGATTGTTTTACCGCTTTTAGGTGGTGAAACAATGAGTCCTCTCTGTCCCTTTCCTATCGGCGAAAGTATGTCCATTATTCTCATTGAGTATTCGCCTGGAGCAGATTCAAGTATAAGTCTTTTGGTCGGATAAAGAGGAGTCAGGTTGTCGAAAAGTGTTCTTTCCCTGATTGTATCGGGGTCCTGCCCGTTTACAGCTTCCACCCTTAAAAGGGCGAAGAAGCGCTCTCCTTCCTTTGGAGGCCTTACCTGGCCTGAAACGTGATCCCCTGTTCTTAAGCTAAATCTTTTTATCTGAGATGGAGAAACATATATATCGTCGGGAGACGGAAGGTAGTTATAGTCGGAGCTTCTTAGAAAACCGTAGCCATCAGCAAGCACTTCAAGAACGCCTTTGGAGAAGGTCAATCCGTCTTTTGTCGTCTGTGCTTCTAAGATTTTGAAAATAAGTTCCTGTTTTCTAAGATCGCTGTAACCTGTAATTCCAAGTTCTTTAGCTATCTTATTTAAATCAACAATCTTCTTAGATTGAAGTTCAGAAATATCCATTGGCATATTTCAATCCTACATTAAGAATTATTAAAATACTATTATTGTGCATTATGTTAAAATTATAACCGGATTAGTTAATCGGGGTTATTTACTGATCACTCTGTTTTGAAAGCTGTGAAAGGAACAAGAGGAACTATAGTAAAATTATACTTATTGGTAAAAAATGTCAAGGCTTTTTTTTCTTCAACAGCTCTTCCTTGATCTTCCCCAGCACGTACATGCTCCCCAGCACGACGAGGCATTCGCCTTTTTCCTTTTTCGAAAAACTCTCCACAAAGTCAGCGCCGTTTTTCTCCTGGAAACAATTTATACCCAGCTCAAGCCCGATTCTTTCCAGTTCGTCAAGCCCTGCTGCCCTGTCGTAATCAATCGTGTTAAGGTGGATCTCATCAAAGTAAGGCGCCAGGGCCGTGAGCATTTCTTTAACCGCCTTATCCCTCATTACGCCAAAAAGAAGCGTCTTCTTTCTGAACTCATCTTTCTGAGGAATAAATGCGCTTAGGAAACTTTCTATACCCTCCGGATTGTGAGCTGAATCAAATATTATACGGGGCTGCTCCAGATAAACTTCATACCTACCCTGTATTCCGGAATTTTTTACAACGTTTTTGAGCCCTGAGTCTATATGACGCGGATTATTAAGGCCAAGCGTCTTATTAAGCGTTAATACTGCAAGTGCGGCATTATTCTTCTGATAAGGCCCGAATAAAGCCGGCTCAATTTTTTCAAGCCGCAGGCTCTCAGTCTTAAGCCCCGTGCTTTCCTTTTCCAAATAGTCACTAAGACGGAAGAGCTCCGCTTTCTTTTCGCTGCAGATATTTCTTATAGTCTTTTCAGCTTCTTCGGGCAGAATGCCTGTAAATACCCTGCACCCGTTTTTAATTATTCCCCCTTTTTCAAAGGCGATTTTTTCAAGCGTGCCGCCAAGAATTTCAGTATGCTCAAGGCTTATTGAAGTTATTATGGAAGCAAGAGGATTTAAGGTATTCGTTGCGTCAAGCCTTCCACCAAGGCCCGTTTCAACTGCGGCATATTCCACATTCATGTCGGAAAAGTACTTAAATGCCAGGGCTGTTGTAACCTCAAAGAACGTAGGTTTGTGTATATCTATGAAACGATTAATGCCGTTAATAAATTCCACAATATATTCATCAGGAATTTCTTTTCCCTGTATTCTGACCCTTTCATTGAACCTGATAAAATGAGGCGAAGTATAGAGTCCTGTTTTATATCCCTCTTCAATTAAAATGCTGGAAATAAAGGATGTTGTGCTTCCCTTGCCGTTTGTGCCTGCTATGTGAAAGGACTTAAAGTTTTTATGCGGATTACCCAGATATTCCAGCAAAGCTGTTATATTATCCAGGCCGAGCTTGATCCCGAATTTCTGCAGGGAATAAAGCTTGTCCAAAGCTTGTTTAATCTCACTGTCTGACATTTAATAACCTGATTCTATACTTGGCACGTTACCGGGGCATAATTTCATATAATGTATGAACCTGTCAAATCCGATATCTTTTTAATGCCCATTTTTCTGCAATATTCCACCAGCCCCGCTGCTATTTCCACACCCGCATTAGGGTTAACAAAGTTGACCGTTCCAATCTCAAATGCCGTGGCTCCGACGATCATAAATTCTGCGGCATCCTGCCACGTCATTATCCCGCCTATTCCGATAATCGGAATCTTAACCTGCCTTTTAATTTCCAGCACCTTGGCCAAAGCAACCGGTTTAATTGCCGGGCCGGACAGGCCGCCTGTAACGTTAAAGAGTTTAGGCTTGCGTGTATATATATTAAACGATGTACCAACGAGCGTATTTATGGCTGAAACGGCGTCACCGCCTTCCTCACTTACCACCCTTGCATAACTTGCAATGTCGGGCACGTTTGGAGAGAGCTTTATTATTACCGGCTTATCTGTTGCGGCCTTAACCTTCCGTGTAATCTCGCCCACGGCCCTCAGGTCGTGACCGAATATGAGCCCCCCTTCCCTGACGTTGGGGCATGAAATATTAATTTCAAAGGCCTTAATTACATCTTCGGCTGAAAGAATCCGCGTGCACTCCACATACTCCTCAATTGAGCTTGCGGCAATGTTGCAGACGATATTTGTATCAAACTGCTTCAAGAACGGGACTTTTGTTTTTATAAACTCCTCAACGCCCACGTTTGCCAGGCCTATTGCGTTCAGCATTCCTGACGAGGTCTCAACTATTCTTTGCGGAGGGTTGCCTTTCCTCGGCTTCAGGCTTACGGATTTTGTAATAACGGCCCCGATTTTATTTAAATCGGTAAGGTTCGAGATCTCGTTTCCGTATCCCACGGTCCCGGATGCCAGCATGACTGGATTTTTCAGCCTCATGCTTCCGATCTGAACCGAGAGGTCTATGTCCTCAGTGCTTAAAAGGCTCTTCTCAATCATATTACAACCTTTCTTATGTCAAAGACCGGACCGTCCTTGCAGACAAGATAGTATCCGTCTTTATCGAGGGCCTGAATAGGACAGCCCTGGCAGATGCCGAATCCGCAGGCCATTGCACATTCGGTTGAAACTTCACAGTTGTAGCCGTATTTCATGCAGAAATCTTTGACTGCCCTTAGCATCGGGGTTGGCCCGCATGCAAAAACCTTTATTTTTGCCCCGTCTAAAATTGCCTTATTTGCTTCCAGGAGCTCAACAACGTTTCCCTTAAAGCCCTTTGAGCCGTCGTCGGTGGAAATTATAGCGTTCTTCATTCCGTATGTTATTACGTCACCCGATGAACGCCCGCCTACAAAGCTGTAAATCTTTTTTTCTTCGGGCATTGCTTTGGTAAGGAAAGGAAACGGCGCAGAACCAAGCCCTCCGGCAACAAAAACGGCACATTCATAATCGTCACTGATCTTAAAGCCGTTTCCGAGCGGCCCCAGTATATCCAGGACTTCTCCTACCTTTTTATGCGAAAGCGTTTTTGTACCTTCTCCCGGCACGTTGAACATGAAAGAAAGGCTGTCGCCATCAACGTCACATATGCTGAAAGGCCTTCTAAGAAGGGGGAAATTGGAATCTGAAACTTTAACGTTACAGAACTGGCCGGGCTGTGCTTCGCGTGCAATTTCCGGGCAATGCACCTTTAGGAGGAATACTGCATTTCCCAGTTCAATCAGCTGTAAAACTTCTGCATTTGCAATAATCAAATATTACTCTCGTCTTCTTTATAAATCTAAATTCTATGCTTTTAGTTCCGGTTTCATGAATTTTTCTTCTACGGCCGTAATTTTATCCAGCCTTTTCTGGTGCCTGCCGCCAGAAAAAGAGGTTGTCATGAAAACTTCCAGAATCGATTTTATGGTCTCTTCACCAAGCGCCTTTGCTCCAACAACCAATACGTTTGCATCATTATGTTCTCTGGCACTTCTGGCCGAGAACTCGTTGTAGCAGGTTGCGGCCCTGATACCCGGGATTTTATTTGCGGTTATTGCCGAGGGAATTCCCGTAGCGTCCACAATAATCCCGAAATCAACTTTTTTCTCAATTACCTGAAGCGCAACTCCAAGGGCAAAATCGGGATAGTCGCATGAAGCCTCATCATGTGTCCCTACGTCTATTACACCGTAGGACTTGTC is a genomic window of Ignavibacteria bacterium containing:
- the ftsE gene encoding cell division ATP-binding protein FtsE; amino-acid sequence: MLVFNNVSFSYSKQPVFENLNFRLDEGEFTFLIGKSGAGKSTFLQLIYMNVRPDKGTVRFNEYDSSILKDKNLPDLRRKIGIVFQDFRLLMDRNVYDNLAFVLEVTGTPRKQIKRKVFKALAEVGLSHKQMSMPYELSGGEQQRVSIARAIINDPMLILADEPTGNLDPETSLEIMELFKKLNARGNSVIFATHNYDLVRKFSAGIIKLEGGRALKVTLKQKSSTVDS
- a CDS encoding lmo0937 family membrane protein, yielding MIWAIIGILFVLWLLGLILKVTAGGLIHLLLVVAVIIALVRLFSGRRVV
- a CDS encoding transcription termination factor Rho, whose translation is MDISELQSKKIVDLNKIAKELGITGYSDLRKQELIFKILEAQTTKDGLTFSKGVLEVLADGYGFLRSSDYNYLPSPDDIYVSPSQIKRFSLRTGDHVSGQVRPPKEGERFFALLRVEAVNGQDPDTIRERTLFDNLTPLYPTKRLILESAPGEYSMRIMDILSPIGKGQRGLIVSPPKSGKTILLQKLANSITRNHPEVRLIMLLIDERPEEVTDMQRSVQAEVISSTFDEPAERHVQVANMVIEKAKRMVEANMDVVILLDSITRLARAHNTVAPHSGRILSGGVDANALHKPKRFFGSARNTEDGGSLTIIATALIETGSRMDEVIFEEFKGTGNMELVLSRDLSDRRIFPAIDINKSGTRKEELLLREEELNKIWILRKIFSDFDPIEAMEFLLDKMKGTKNNKEFINNMNS
- a CDS encoding adenylate kinase; translation: MRIVIFGAPGVGKGTQAHILAEKLGIPHISTGDILRNAIKNETALGLEAKKIVESGNLVPDDIMAGIVKDALSDKTCAKGFILDGYPRTLDQAKLLDEILKTLPEDSEYFLAIDVNDEVIVQRLTNRLTCKICGNIFNISDIKDLKICPKCNGVDSLFKRKDDEESVIRQRLKVFHSTTEPVLDYYSSQGRLKFVDGTMPVDKVAEELLAEIKA
- a CDS encoding PRC-barrel domain containing protein, translating into MKNYHLLSASTITGDDVKNTMGEDLGKIEEIMIDVNSGRIAYVVLSFGGFLGIGDKYFAIPWESLRLSTEEHAFYLDVPKEKLENAPGFDKDNWPDNPDQQFVSDIYSYYGYRPYWDIE
- a CDS encoding nucleoside deaminase translates to MLFSEEVYRFMYAALSEAEKALEENEVPIGAVVVHKNRIIGRGYNQTERLKDPTAHAEILAITSAANHLQNWRLNECDIYVNVEPCVMCTGAMIAARIDSLYFSTYEPKFGACGSLYNIAEDGRLNHKIKVYSGIYAEESRMLMKEFFQKTRSSGN
- the pdxA gene encoding 4-hydroxythreonine-4-phosphate dehydrogenase PdxA, which codes for MNNFVFTCGDINGIGPEIVQKTINRISGQGNLKIYYLCPAEVFERISEKIPPDFAYEIQNKIPEAPVRKKGPVEIINIKEDGFIQEPGKPTAISGIVSFRAIKGSFEIASRGLADAIITAPISKEALGMAKIDFPGHTEMYAEWSRVKDFVMMFWSKKMKCALVTIHEPVKRVPKLITTESIQRTLKVVISSLRRDFNIISPRVAVLGLNPHAGENGRIGLEELEVITPAIKTSGFSDMASGPFVPDAFFANRLYLKYDVVIGMYHDQVLIPFKFLNFSSGVNFTAGLPVVRTSPDHGTAFDIAGRYVADESSMLQAFLLARRIVRNRKRQNV
- a CDS encoding GWxTD domain-containing protein, with amino-acid sequence MKKILLLCLILLGAVTSAQPSRPGLNQMRGIFFDTIVIPSGNNSDCYITYQTTCNRLVFVKAKDVFTTHFSLNIEAVDSLTGKVYREITENEYSVNDFEETNSESKYVQGVLKLSLPAGSYKVVPVIYDFNTNSEHVLSQFDLKVMPQDEKWALSPIVLKEALAASKSPQKHVLAGFDGNVPFSHEDYDMVIPVTDTNISSVYVELKNNDSLIFKDSLKSSFVAGLSFSRDRENITAEYNSHGTLTRNFVLHKFNEKLQEGTLTISLLSGNKEKTLFRRSVTWYNKPRSLNNLEYAVKVLKNIDADEKQKKNIAQSKMDYTQLVNYWKRFDPTPETAYNELMAEFYKRVDYAAASFSLISNPDGAETDRGKIYIKFGKPKSVERIYTGSKDVREVWVYDEPERQFVFVDKSGLGNFILSGKL
- a CDS encoding class I SAM-dependent methyltransferase, yielding MSEEVKPYKLIAEIYSHLMRFISYDEWAEYYYMLTKDYIPPESSVLELAGGNCKLSSRLKKYYQDVIVSDLSYEMLLQSEDAELKKVCCNMMALPFKKKFDLIVSAFDSVNYLLTRKSINQFFSEVYSSLKPGGIFSFDVSLETNSIKNIRYLNRKGAYKGIRYVQKSRYDKERRIHTNIFDIRLANGTVFTEIHKQKIFPLEVYFELLARNRFLIKECFNAFSFEDADMNAERAQFIALKVK